The Vigna radiata var. radiata cultivar VC1973A chromosome 6, Vradiata_ver6, whole genome shotgun sequence DNA segment tttaaaacataatatgcACACCTTtcagttataaataaattagtttcaTTGTATCTAtttttgttgtgaaaagaatGTTGTTGTCGAAagaatcttgttgttgttggtaATTTGAATCTATTTAGAATAGGATAGAAcatatttttaagtttgttaCAAAAAGAtatcaatgtaaaatattaaattaagtctCTTAAAAAGTAAGAgatgtaaaaataaatgtaataactaacttttatttatcaaattatcacaatttttaagttaagttttttttaacaaacttaaattcccatatttaataattgtttatatGAATGGTGGATGTAAAATTTGTGTAGAtcctttagatattttaattatacttatGAATATCACTTGTCACATGAATGATAGACtggctttaaaatattttaaaacaccttGGTCTTCAAaactaatgaaataaaaaattcagtCGTTATTAAATTGGAACAGTAATGGTGGTTGATCTTATCACCTGTTCTGTTTATCTACCTATCAGTTACTTCATTTATGAACATGGGGAAAAGAACAACATGGGAAAAGAACCTGGCTTGGATTCTCCTCCATGTTCACCACCAAtcaatctttatatatatatatcatgagtTGCAGAACCTTTTATCATTAACTTTTTCTCACCATGGATTCTGAAATACTCCttatcttttcctttctccTCTGCATCATTGTGGCACTCAAACTAGGGAGAAACCTCAACAAAAAAAGCAAGCCATCATCACTAAACATACCCCCTGCACCATGGAAGCTTCCTGTTATAGGAAACCTGCACCATCTTGTTTCATCCACACCACACCGAAAACTAAGAGACTTAGCCAAAATATACGGACCCATGATGCATCTCCAGCTAGGAGAGATCTTCATAATCGTTGTTTCCTCAGCAGAGTATGCCAAAGAGATCATGAAAACACATGATGCAACCTTTGCATCGAGACCTAAACTTCTGGCAGCAGATATAGCCTCTTATGGATACACAAACATTGCTTTTGCACCTTACGGAAGTTACTGGAAAAAGGTACGAAGAATCTGCAACATGGAGCTTCTGTCCCCAAAACGTGTCAGTTCATTCCAACCGATTAGAGAAGAAGAACTCAGCAATCTGGTTCAAATTATCGGTTCACATGTTGGAGGGTCCCCCATCAACCTCACTGAGGCAGTGTCCTTATCAATGTATAACATCATTTCAAGAGCTGCTCTGGGGCAGAAGCGCACCAAAGACCACCATGAGTTCATGTCGATAGTCCAACATGCAGTGCTTGGTGCAGGAGGTTTTGACATAGGAGAGTTGTTTCCTTCTGCTACATGGCTTCAACATCTCACTGGTTTGAGGCCTATGCTTGAGAAGGTGAATAAACAAATCGATCGGATACTGGAAGCCATAATCAATGAACACAGAGAAGCAAGATCCAAAGCCCAACATGGCCATGAATCAAACGAAGATTTGGTAGATGTTCTCCTAAACTTCCATGATGCTAATGACAGTAACCATGAAGTTTGCTTAACCATTAACAATATCAAAGCAGTAATCACGGTAAAGATTTCATCTACTTTTAAATTCTTTCCTTCGTTGTCTTCTTAGTTatcttttataagaaaaaaaatatattttgacacattttgcttttacattattttgacatATGTTTTTACTcactcattatttatttattattgtatttctaaattcaacttgtcaaaatattgtaaaaaaatatatattagtacTCTCCACATCCcctttattgaattaaaataagaaatccATAAAGAAGTCTGTCTTGCATTGCAGGACATTTTTTTAGCTGGATTTGAGACTGTGAAAACTACCATAAATTGGGCAATGGCAGAGATGATGAGGAATCCAAGAGTGATGAAGAAAGCACAAGATGAGGTGAGAGAGGTGTTCAAAGAAAAGGGAAGGGTTGATGAGATTTGCATGAATGAACTACAATACTTGAAATNAGTTNTGAAAGAAACCCTAAGGTTACACCCACCAGNAGTTCTTCTGNNTCCAAGAGAATGTGNAGAGANATGTGAGATTGATGGGTATGAGATANCAGNNAAAANNAAGGTATTGATAAATGCTTGGGCAATTGGGAGAGACCCAAANTACTGGAGTGAAGCAGAGAGGTTTTATCCAGAGAGATTCATTGGCAGTTCCATTGATCTTAAAGGAAATCATTTTGAGTTCATTCCCTTTGGTGCTGGAAGAAGAATCTGTCCTGGCATTTCCTTTGGCTTGCTAAATGTTGAACTCACTCTTGCTGTTTTGTTGTTTCACTTTGATTGGAACCTTCCTGAAGGAATCAAAAGTGAAGACTTTGACATGACTGAGAAATTTGGAATCACTGTTGGATTAAAGAATGACATATTCTTGATACCTCTCACTGCTGGTAAGATATATTTCT contains these protein-coding regions:
- the LOC106765132 gene encoding cytochrome P450 71D11-like; this encodes MDSEILLIFSFLLCIIVALKLGRNLNKKSKPSSLNIPPAPWKLPVIGNLHHLVSSTPHRKLRDLAKIYGPMMHLQLGEIFIIVVSSAEYAKEIMKTHDATFASRPQLLAADIATYGYTNIAFAPYGSYWKKVRRICNMELLSPKRVSSFQPIREEELSNLVQIIGSHVGGSPINLTEAVSLSMYNIISRAALGQKRTKDHHEFMSIVQHAVLGAGGFDIGELFPSATWLQHLTGLRPMLEKVNKQIDRILEAIINEHREARSKAQHGHESNEDLVDVLLNFHDANDSNHEVCLTINNIKAVITDIFLAGFETVKTTINWAMAEMMRNPRVMKKAQDEVREVFKEKGRVDEICMNELQYLKXVXKETLRLHPPXVLLXPRECXEXCEIDGYEIXXKXKVLINAWAIGRDPXYWSEAERFYPERFIGSSIDLKGNHFEFIPFGAGRRICPGISFGLLNVELTLAVLLFHFDWNLPEGIKSEDFDMTEKFGITVGLKNDIFLIPLTAGK